In Cupriavidus taiwanensis, the following proteins share a genomic window:
- the dapB gene encoding 4-hydroxy-tetrahydrodipicolinate reductase, whose product MNIAIAGASGRMGRMLIEQVLNTEGVKLSGALDVPGSPALGQDAGLFLGRNTGVGITADLEAGLAGADCLIDFTRPEGTLAHLEAAKRRGVKMVVGTTGFDDAGKAALAEAAKSIGIVFAANFSVGVNATFKLLEVAAKLLSTGYDIEVIEAHHRFKVDAPSGTALKMGEVIADALGRDLKTCGVFAREGHTGERDPGSIGFATIRGGDIVGDHTVMFAGIGERIEISHKSSSRQSYADGAVRSARFLADKPTGLFDMQDVLGLK is encoded by the coding sequence ATGAACATCGCCATCGCAGGCGCATCGGGCCGCATGGGCCGCATGCTGATCGAACAAGTGCTGAACACCGAGGGCGTGAAGCTGTCGGGCGCGCTCGACGTGCCGGGCTCGCCGGCGCTGGGGCAGGATGCGGGCCTGTTCCTGGGCCGCAACACCGGCGTCGGGATCACCGCGGACCTGGAAGCCGGGCTGGCCGGCGCGGACTGCCTGATCGACTTCACCCGTCCGGAAGGCACGCTGGCGCACCTGGAAGCGGCGAAGAGGCGCGGCGTCAAGATGGTGGTCGGCACCACCGGCTTCGACGACGCCGGCAAGGCCGCGCTGGCCGAGGCCGCCAAGTCGATCGGCATCGTCTTTGCGGCCAACTTCAGCGTTGGCGTCAATGCCACTTTCAAGCTGCTGGAAGTCGCGGCCAAACTGCTGTCGACCGGCTATGACATCGAGGTGATCGAGGCCCACCACCGCTTCAAGGTCGACGCCCCGTCGGGTACCGCGCTGAAGATGGGCGAAGTGATCGCCGATGCGCTGGGCCGCGACCTCAAGACCTGCGGCGTGTTTGCCCGCGAAGGCCATACCGGCGAGCGCGATCCCGGTTCGATCGGCTTTGCCACCATCCGCGGCGGCGATATCGTCGGCGACCACACCGTGATGTTCGCCGGCATCGGCGAGCGCATCGAGATCAGCCACAAGTCGTCGAGTCGCCAGTCGTATGCCGACGGCGCGGTGCGCTCGGCCCGTTTCCTGGCGGACAAGCCGACCGGCCTGTTCGACATGCAGGACGTGCTGGGCCTGAAGTAA
- a CDS encoding LysR family transcriptional regulator, protein MVNVDTKLLVIFTELLSKRNATYVAEKMHMTAPAVSHSLGRLREIFDDPLFIRVPHGLTPTPRALELGPKIRDMLDLWSSINEGDADNFDPATATGTLSIGFAAELGDTVFNRFVLRIKALAPDLHIKLVESHSWETDVASMRANELDLGFSPFPTRHPEIVEEMVTSLNLWVCARKDHPVLKGHCTLEQYLDCGHIFMAHSGGSGRPAPSLIPLDYALQQRGLKRNASLTVHSWRAQAELASQTDMIFTVNALTKDMACETYGLKAFPLPAELNTTLGLNMFWHRSRNTHPMLVWARGLFRQVVGEFVGLPQARPARVVSEQDLQDLQAR, encoded by the coding sequence ATGGTGAACGTAGACACAAAGCTTCTAGTGATCTTCACCGAGCTGCTGAGCAAGCGTAATGCCACCTACGTGGCGGAGAAAATGCACATGACCGCGCCGGCGGTCTCGCATTCGCTGGGCAGGCTGCGCGAAATCTTTGACGATCCACTCTTTATCCGCGTCCCGCACGGCCTGACGCCGACGCCGCGCGCGCTCGAGCTGGGACCCAAGATCCGCGACATGCTGGACCTGTGGTCGTCCATCAACGAGGGCGACGCGGACAACTTTGATCCCGCCACCGCCACCGGCACGCTGAGCATCGGCTTTGCCGCGGAACTGGGCGATACGGTGTTCAACCGTTTCGTGCTGCGCATCAAGGCGCTGGCGCCGGACCTGCATATCAAGCTGGTCGAGTCCCATTCGTGGGAGACCGATGTGGCGTCGATGCGCGCCAATGAACTCGACCTGGGATTCTCGCCGTTCCCGACCCGCCATCCGGAAATCGTCGAGGAAATGGTGACGTCGCTGAACCTGTGGGTGTGCGCGCGCAAGGACCATCCGGTGCTGAAGGGTCACTGCACGCTCGAGCAATACCTGGACTGCGGCCATATCTTCATGGCGCACTCCGGCGGCTCGGGGCGCCCGGCGCCGTCGCTGATCCCGCTCGACTACGCGCTGCAGCAGCGCGGCCTGAAGCGCAACGCCTCGCTGACGGTCCATTCGTGGCGCGCCCAGGCCGAACTGGCCTCGCAGACGGACATGATCTTCACCGTCAATGCGCTGACCAAGGACATGGCCTGCGAAACCTACGGCCTGAAGGCCTTCCCGCTGCCGGCGGAGCTGAACACCACGCTCGGCCTGAACATGTTCTGGCACCGTAGCCGCAACACCCACCCGATGCTGGTGTGGGCGCGCGGCCTGTTCCGCCAGGTGGTGGGCGAGTTCGTCGGCCTGCCGCAGGCGCGCCCGGCCCGGGTGGTGAGCGAGCAGGACCTGCAGGACCTGCAGGCGCGCTGA
- a CDS encoding outer membrane protein assembly factor BamE — protein MRSIRSSAMRPTLVVSLLAAALLAGACSAYDSTSRKVANAITPYRINIVQGNFVSREAASQLREGMTRDQVKFLLGTPLLTDVFHANRWDYVFSFRRGNTSVVQQRRYTVFFDGDRLVKFGGDELPSEYELIAEIDGMKKALKEQTPGKITTSAAAAPAPAEQQTTVENFVPRQAQQPEASGAGAQPAQAAQPAAEPSAPAQATAPADAAKPAAN, from the coding sequence ATGCGTTCTATCCGTTCGTCCGCCATGCGTCCGACGCTGGTTGTCTCCCTGCTGGCCGCGGCCCTGCTGGCCGGCGCCTGCTCGGCCTACGATTCCACTTCGCGCAAGGTAGCCAACGCCATCACGCCGTACCGGATCAACATCGTGCAGGGCAATTTCGTGTCGCGCGAAGCCGCTTCGCAGTTGCGCGAGGGCATGACCCGCGACCAGGTCAAGTTCCTGCTCGGCACGCCGCTGCTGACCGACGTGTTCCACGCCAATCGCTGGGATTATGTGTTTTCGTTCCGCCGCGGCAATACCTCGGTGGTGCAGCAGCGCCGCTACACGGTGTTCTTCGACGGCGACCGCCTGGTCAAGTTTGGCGGCGACGAACTGCCGTCCGAGTACGAGCTGATCGCCGAAATCGACGGCATGAAGAAGGCGCTCAAGGAGCAGACGCCGGGCAAGATCACCACCAGCGCGGCCGCGGCCCCGGCCCCGGCCGAGCAGCAGACCACGGTCGAGAACTTCGTGCCGCGGCAGGCGCAGCAGCCGGAAGCTTCCGGCGCGGGCGCACAACCGGCGCAGGCGGCCCAGCCCGCCGCCGAGCCGTCGGCTCCGGCCCAGGCCACCGCACCCGCCGACGCGGCCAAGCCAGCCGCCAACTGA
- the fur gene encoding ferric iron uptake transcriptional regulator has translation MPSPADLKNIGLKATVPRLKILEIFQTSEQRHLSAEDVYRILLNEHMDIGLATVYRVLTQFEQAGLLSRNNFESGKAIFELNEGKHHDHLVCLDCGRVEEFFDSEIEQRQQSIARERGFTLQEHALSLYGNCTKTNCPHRPKR, from the coding sequence ATGCCGAGTCCGGCGGACCTCAAGAATATCGGCCTGAAGGCGACCGTGCCCAGGCTGAAGATTCTTGAAATTTTTCAGACCAGCGAACAGCGTCACCTGAGCGCGGAAGACGTCTACCGCATCCTGCTCAACGAGCATATGGATATCGGCCTGGCCACCGTCTACCGCGTGCTGACGCAGTTCGAGCAGGCCGGCCTGCTGTCGCGCAACAACTTCGAGTCCGGCAAGGCGATCTTCGAGCTCAACGAAGGCAAGCACCACGACCACCTGGTGTGCCTGGATTGCGGCCGGGTCGAGGAATTCTTCGATTCCGAGATCGAACAGCGCCAGCAAAGCATTGCACGCGAGCGCGGCTTTACCCTGCAGGAACACGCGTTGTCGCTGTACGGCAACTGCACCAAAACAAACTGTCCCCACAGACCCAAACGATAA
- the gap gene encoding type I glyceraldehyde-3-phosphate dehydrogenase, with translation MTIKIGINGFGRIGRMVFRAAAANFKDIEVVAINDLLEPDYLAYMLKYDSVHGRFDGEVSVDGNTLVVNGKKIRLTAVKDPAELKWGEVGADVVIESTGIFLTKEGAQKHIDAGAKKVIMSAPSKDDTPMFVYGVNHDTYKGEAIISNASCTTNCLAPVAKVLNDKWGIKRGLMTTVHAATATQKTVDGPSNKDWRGGRGILENIIPSSTGAAKAVGVVIPQLNKKLTGMSFRVPTSDVSVVDLTVELEKSASYEEICAEMKAQSQGALKGVLGYTEDKVVATDFRGDARTSIFDAEAGIALDGTFIKVVSWYDNEWGYSNKCLEMARVVAK, from the coding sequence ATGACCATCAAGATCGGCATCAACGGCTTCGGCCGCATCGGGCGCATGGTGTTCCGCGCCGCCGCCGCCAACTTCAAGGACATCGAAGTCGTTGCCATCAACGACCTGCTCGAGCCCGACTACCTGGCCTACATGCTGAAGTACGACTCGGTGCACGGCCGCTTTGACGGCGAAGTGTCGGTCGACGGCAACACGCTGGTCGTCAATGGCAAGAAGATCCGCCTGACCGCGGTGAAGGATCCGGCCGAGCTGAAGTGGGGCGAAGTCGGCGCCGACGTGGTGATCGAGTCGACCGGCATCTTCCTGACCAAGGAAGGCGCGCAGAAGCACATCGACGCGGGCGCCAAGAAGGTGATCATGTCGGCGCCGTCGAAGGACGACACCCCGATGTTCGTGTACGGCGTGAACCACGACACGTACAAGGGCGAGGCGATCATCTCCAACGCCAGCTGCACCACCAACTGCCTGGCCCCGGTGGCCAAGGTGCTGAACGACAAGTGGGGCATCAAGCGCGGCCTGATGACCACCGTGCACGCTGCCACCGCCACCCAGAAGACCGTTGACGGCCCGTCCAACAAGGACTGGCGCGGCGGCCGCGGCATCCTGGAAAACATCATTCCGTCGTCGACCGGCGCCGCCAAGGCCGTGGGCGTGGTGATCCCGCAGCTGAACAAGAAGCTGACCGGCATGTCGTTCCGCGTGCCGACCTCGGACGTGTCGGTGGTCGACCTGACCGTCGAGCTGGAAAAGTCGGCGTCGTACGAAGAAATCTGCGCCGAGATGAAGGCCCAAAGCCAGGGCGCGCTGAAGGGCGTGCTGGGCTATACCGAAGACAAGGTTGTCGCCACGGATTTCCGCGGCGATGCACGCACCTCGATCTTCGACGCTGAAGCCGGCATCGCGCTGGACGGCACCTTCATCAAGGTCGTGAGCTGGTACGACAACGAGTGGGGCTATTCGAACAAGTGCCTGGAAATGGCACGCGTGGTGGCCAAGTAA